Proteins encoded within one genomic window of Nordella sp. HKS 07:
- the ndk gene encoding nucleoside-diphosphate kinase, whose translation MAKERTLSIIKPDATRRNLTGAINAKIEGAGLRIIAQKRVKWKKKDAQTFYKVHKERPFYKDLVKFMTSGPIVIQVLEGEKAVAKYRDVMGATNPADAKKGTIRKDFAESIEANSVHGSDSADNAKKEIKLCFKATEIVG comes from the coding sequence ATGGCCAAGGAGCGCACGCTCTCCATCATCAAGCCGGATGCGACTCGTCGCAATCTGACCGGCGCCATCAACGCGAAGATCGAAGGCGCGGGTCTCCGGATCATCGCCCAGAAGCGTGTGAAGTGGAAAAAGAAAGACGCCCAGACCTTCTACAAGGTCCATAAGGAGCGTCCCTTCTACAAGGACCTGGTCAAGTTCATGACCTCCGGCCCGATCGTCATCCAGGTGCTGGAAGGCGAGAAGGCGGTCGCCAAGTATCGCGATGTCATGGGCGCCACCAACCCCGCCGATGCCAAGAAGGGCACCATCCGCAAAGACTTCGCGGAATCGATCGAGGCCAATTCGGTGCATGGCTCCGACAGCGCCGACAACGCCAAGAAGGAGATCAAGCTCTGCTTCAAGGCCACGGAGATCGTGGGCTGA
- a CDS encoding amino acid ABC transporter ATP-binding protein, producing MAFLEIHDVHKRFGPIEVLRGIDMSVNEHQVVCLIGPSGCGKSTLLRCINGLEQIQGGEIKLEGDRVSGPGIDVNRLRRQVGIVFQSFNLFPHMSVMENVTLSPMKVLGFSRAEARERAMALLSRIGLEAKAEEYPDRLSGGQQQRVAIVRALAMEPKLMLLDEITSALDPELVSEVLNIVRDLAGQGMTMLLATHEMGFAREVASKVCFLYDGVVHEEGPPDRIFGAPDHERTRAFLKRIIEAGRL from the coding sequence ATGGCATTCCTCGAAATCCACGACGTCCACAAGCGCTTCGGACCGATCGAGGTGCTGCGCGGCATCGACATGTCGGTCAACGAGCATCAGGTCGTCTGCCTCATCGGCCCGTCGGGCTGCGGCAAGTCCACGCTCTTGCGTTGCATCAACGGGCTCGAGCAGATACAGGGGGGCGAGATCAAGCTCGAGGGCGACCGGGTGTCGGGGCCCGGCATCGATGTGAATCGCTTGCGGCGCCAGGTCGGCATCGTCTTCCAGAGCTTCAATCTCTTCCCGCATATGAGCGTGATGGAGAATGTCACGCTCTCGCCGATGAAGGTCCTGGGCTTCAGCCGCGCCGAGGCGCGTGAGCGGGCCATGGCCTTGCTTTCCCGTATCGGCCTCGAGGCGAAGGCGGAGGAGTATCCCGACCGTCTGTCCGGCGGCCAGCAGCAGCGTGTGGCCATCGTGCGAGCGTTGGCGATGGAGCCCAAACTCATGCTGCTCGACGAGATCACCTCGGCGCTCGATCCCGAACTCGTCTCGGAAGTCCTCAACATCGTGCGCGATCTGGCCGGGCAGGGCATGACCATGCTGCTCGCCACCCATGAAATGGGCTTCGCGCGGGAGGTGGCGTCCAAGGTCTGCTTCCTCTATGACGGTGTCGTTCACGAGGAGGGGCCGCCAGATCGAATCTTTGGCGCCCCAGACCATGAGCGTACCCGCGCATTTCTGAAGCGCATCATCGAGGCAGGGCGGCTCTAG
- a CDS encoding DMT family transporter has protein sequence MTGILLMLAAMLVMPFLDVAAKLLGQQNMPVMESVWARFFCGTLLNLPLVLKNRAVRELKTDIPVTHTVRAALVIASTAFFFLAMYYLPIADTLAIFFVQPLAVTLLSPVILKEQVGLRRWIAVVIGFIGTLIIIRPGFQVLNEGVVLALLSGTTSALYIILTRRISGRTDPIVTMFHTNVAGPIITTLMVGFFWVTPSLEQWGLMLIIAFVAFIGHYLVIAAYHYAEASLLAPMAYAEMIMAVVCGWWFFGDLPDRWTFTGVGILIACAIYISYRERVRGIPVEPSPPQP, from the coding sequence TTGACCGGCATCCTTCTGATGCTGGCGGCCATGCTCGTCATGCCCTTCCTTGACGTGGCGGCGAAGCTCCTGGGGCAACAGAACATGCCGGTGATGGAAAGCGTCTGGGCCCGCTTCTTCTGCGGAACCCTTCTCAACTTGCCCCTCGTGCTCAAGAACCGCGCGGTGCGCGAGCTCAAAACCGATATTCCAGTGACGCACACGGTCCGCGCCGCACTCGTCATCGCCTCGACGGCGTTCTTCTTCCTCGCAATGTACTATCTACCGATCGCCGACACGCTGGCCATCTTCTTCGTCCAGCCTCTGGCCGTGACCTTGCTGTCGCCGGTAATCCTCAAGGAACAGGTAGGACTGCGCCGCTGGATCGCGGTAGTCATCGGCTTCATCGGCACGCTGATCATCATCCGGCCGGGCTTCCAGGTCCTCAATGAAGGCGTGGTGCTGGCGCTTCTTTCGGGCACCACCAGCGCCCTCTACATAATCCTTACCCGCCGGATCTCAGGCCGCACCGATCCGATCGTCACCATGTTCCACACCAATGTGGCGGGTCCGATCATCACCACTCTGATGGTCGGCTTCTTCTGGGTAACGCCCAGCCTTGAGCAATGGGGACTTATGCTCATCATCGCCTTCGTCGCCTTCATCGGCCATTACCTGGTGATCGCGGCCTATCACTATGCGGAAGCGTCGCTCCTGGCGCCCATGGCCTATGCCGAGATGATCATGGCGGTGGTCTGCGGCTGGTGGTTCTTCGGCGATCTGCCGGACCGCTGGACCTTCACCGGCGTCGGCATTCTCATCGCCTGCGCGATCTACATATCCTATCGCGAAAGGGTACGCGGGATTCCCGTGGAGCCGTCGCCGCCGCAGCCCTGA
- a CDS encoding amino acid ABC transporter permease, whose amino-acid sequence MGALPTLPRRTDGLSLAALLFAAFCVLCAWGATRVVGAALDHLQVDQGVAWGIIFFLTIAGTAALFWPAFRSWTFSNRARAALSADNIVEARIDAASARDWAYLTFGWGAAALMLLGFASFIMANNAGVGKTFFYLPLILDKWDLVVRAFWENVKIFVIAEILVLIWGLIVAVARLMPGPAGQPVRLLAIAYCDIFRGLPAVLTLYLIGFGLPISGLPDLIIPPIVGLFVDLDGMTAGEIKQYTRIPLFWYCILALTLTYGAYVAEVYRAGIDSIHPSQWAASRSLGLSYLQTLRYVIVPQAVRRIVAPLLNDFIGLQKDTALVQVIGVVDAFNQSKIIASNAFNLSAVTIVAIIFVLITIPQARFVDNLLERDQARRRAAS is encoded by the coding sequence GTGGGGGCACTCCCCACTCTCCCGCGCCGTACCGACGGGCTTTCTCTCGCAGCCTTGCTGTTCGCCGCTTTCTGCGTGCTCTGCGCCTGGGGCGCGACGCGCGTCGTCGGCGCGGCACTTGACCATCTGCAGGTCGATCAGGGTGTGGCGTGGGGCATCATCTTCTTCCTGACGATCGCCGGCACGGCCGCCTTGTTCTGGCCGGCCTTCCGCTCCTGGACCTTCTCGAACCGGGCCCGGGCGGCGTTATCCGCCGACAACATCGTCGAGGCGCGCATCGACGCGGCTTCGGCGCGCGACTGGGCGTATCTCACTTTCGGCTGGGGTGCCGCCGCTCTGATGCTTCTGGGCTTTGCCAGCTTCATCATGGCCAACAATGCCGGGGTCGGCAAAACCTTCTTCTACCTGCCGCTGATCCTCGACAAGTGGGATCTGGTGGTGAGGGCCTTCTGGGAGAACGTCAAGATCTTCGTCATCGCCGAAATTCTGGTGCTGATCTGGGGACTGATCGTCGCCGTCGCCCGACTGATGCCGGGCCCCGCGGGCCAGCCGGTGCGTTTGCTGGCGATCGCCTATTGCGATATTTTCCGCGGCCTTCCCGCCGTGCTGACGCTCTACCTCATCGGCTTTGGCCTGCCGATCTCAGGCCTTCCCGACCTCATCATCCCGCCCATTGTCGGGCTCTTCGTCGATTTGGACGGTATGACGGCGGGTGAAATCAAGCAATATACGCGCATCCCGCTCTTCTGGTATTGCATCCTCGCCTTGACGCTCACTTACGGCGCTTATGTCGCCGAAGTCTATCGCGCCGGCATCGACAGCATCCATCCGAGCCAGTGGGCCGCCTCGCGCTCCCTCGGTCTCTCCTACCTCCAGACGCTGCGCTATGTGATCGTCCCCCAGGCGGTGCGCCGTATTGTGGCGCCGCTTCTCAACGATTTCATCGGACTTCAGAAGGATACCGCCTTGGTCCAGGTCATCGGCGTGGTCGACGCCTTCAACCAGTCGAAAATCATCGCCTCCAACGCCTTCAACCTGTCGGCGGTGACCATCGTCGCCATCATCTTTGTCCTGATCACCATCCCGCAGGCGCGCTTCGTCGACAATCTGCTGGAGCGCGATCAGGCGCGCAGGCGGGCGGCATCCTGA
- a CDS encoding VUT family protein, which produces MWVAVYILSIVLVNWLFVAVAPWPTVFGDLYLANLVVGFVFVLRDYGQRQVGHRILLATLVAGIITYLMVDPAIAIASITAFVLSEMTDWAIYSFTKRPLQQRILISSLVAVPLDTLAFQYLANYLTPAAFSMEVLSKALGVFIVWYLLKLRAANEPAPAH; this is translated from the coding sequence ATGTGGGTCGCCGTCTACATCCTGTCGATCGTCCTGGTGAACTGGCTCTTCGTAGCCGTGGCGCCTTGGCCGACCGTGTTCGGCGACCTTTATCTTGCCAATCTGGTGGTCGGCTTCGTCTTCGTGCTCCGTGACTATGGGCAGAGACAGGTCGGCCACAGGATTCTACTGGCGACGCTCGTCGCCGGCATCATCACCTACCTCATGGTCGATCCGGCGATCGCCATCGCCAGTATCACCGCTTTCGTGCTCTCCGAGATGACGGACTGGGCGATCTATTCGTTCACCAAAAGGCCGCTGCAGCAGCGCATCCTGATATCGAGCCTGGTCGCCGTGCCGCTCGACACGCTGGCCTTCCAGTATCTGGCGAATTACCTCACCCCCGCCGCCTTCTCGATGGAAGTGCTGAGCAAGGCGCTCGGCGTGTTCATCGTCTGGTATCTGCTCAAGCTGCGCGCCGCCAACGAGCCGGCGCCGGCGCACTGA
- a CDS encoding OmpA family protein — protein MKKTVITLAAALTLGVSWAALAQEQDPALIIPDGAGQQQGQAPDEQPQKKRKKHESEQPAAEQQFEQPQPEKKRKRQVEQQVEQPTEQPRPEKKRRKQVEQPVEQPTDQQAEQPQPEKKRKKQVEQSVEQQAEQPQPEKRRKKQVEQPVEQPTDQQAEQPQPEKKRKKQVEQPVEQPTDQQAEQPQPEKKRKKQVEQPVEQPTEKPAAAGVPADVTQYLSDTRPASELTDAELTQRMRTGRSLSKMQGLPDDVRQELASKARQARTEAIAREQGKGGGKAGNQPVPGQEQPPVAEQPAGEQPAGERPAQAGGQGQDILPGEPAVNPDKQEVQKLDGNKASPQAEAKAKDYLDDGRSGDQLKDDELRARVDGMRDLLAGNELSRDTERALRGKLRAERDILRNRVAQKVIVDEKKVDEKDRFPRRRDRDDRRWNDWAERDILRDRRRSDELEEGELRRRIDIYRVAIYDDRYSAEERRYWRDMMERDRRYLGDWMRRDRRERERYWYDRRDRNEINIDINIILGPDRELLPAAFMDEIDDEELEDYLVTAPRRKVARRYTVAEIEEEPEIRTAMPAIEIDNVHFGFNEAFLREEEVESLDRIAEVVEKILAAHPDEVFMIEGHTDAVGSDAYNLKLSRERAQAVKKALTTYYVIPARNLVTVGYGERYLKIPTSEPEEENRRVSFRRVTPLVGEAE, from the coding sequence ATGAAGAAGACTGTCATAACCCTGGCTGCGGCGTTGACGCTCGGAGTGTCCTGGGCCGCGCTCGCCCAGGAGCAGGATCCCGCCCTGATCATTCCGGACGGCGCCGGCCAGCAGCAGGGACAGGCGCCTGACGAGCAGCCGCAGAAGAAGCGCAAGAAGCACGAGTCCGAGCAGCCTGCGGCCGAACAGCAGTTTGAGCAGCCGCAGCCCGAGAAGAAGAGAAAAAGGCAGGTCGAGCAGCAGGTCGAACAGCCGACCGAGCAGCCGCGGCCCGAGAAGAAGAGAAGGAAGCAGGTCGAACAGCCGGTCGAACAGCCGACCGATCAGCAGGCCGAGCAGCCGCAGCCCGAGAAGAAGAGAAAAAAGCAGGTCGAGCAGTCGGTCGAACAGCAGGCCGAGCAGCCGCAGCCCGAGAAGAGGAGAAAGAAGCAGGTCGAGCAGCCAGTCGAACAGCCGACCGATCAGCAGGCCGAGCAGCCGCAGCCCGAGAAGAAGAGGAAGAAGCAGGTCGAGCAGCCGGTCGAACAGCCGACCGATCAGCAGGCCGAGCAGCCGCAGCCCGAGAAGAAGAGAAAGAAGCAGGTCGAACAGCCGGTCGAACAGCCGACCGAGAAGCCGGCCGCAGCGGGTGTTCCTGCCGACGTGACGCAATATCTGTCCGATACGCGCCCGGCGAGCGAACTTACTGATGCCGAGCTGACGCAGCGCATGAGGACAGGCCGCAGCCTGTCGAAAATGCAGGGTCTGCCGGACGATGTCCGCCAGGAGCTTGCCAGCAAGGCCCGGCAGGCGCGCACCGAGGCAATCGCGCGGGAGCAGGGCAAGGGTGGCGGCAAGGCGGGCAACCAGCCAGTGCCCGGCCAGGAGCAGCCTCCCGTGGCCGAACAGCCGGCTGGTGAGCAGCCGGCTGGTGAACGACCGGCACAGGCGGGCGGTCAGGGCCAGGACATCCTGCCGGGCGAGCCGGCGGTCAATCCGGACAAGCAGGAAGTCCAGAAGCTAGACGGCAACAAGGCCTCGCCGCAGGCGGAGGCCAAGGCCAAGGACTATCTTGATGACGGCCGTTCCGGCGATCAGCTGAAGGACGATGAGCTCCGCGCCCGGGTCGACGGCATGCGCGATCTTCTGGCTGGCAACGAGCTGTCGCGAGACACCGAGCGGGCCTTGCGCGGCAAGCTCAGAGCTGAGCGCGACATCTTGCGCAACCGGGTGGCCCAGAAAGTGATCGTCGATGAGAAGAAGGTCGATGAGAAGGACCGCTTCCCGCGCCGGCGCGACCGCGACGACCGCCGCTGGAACGATTGGGCCGAGCGCGACATCCTGCGCGACCGCCGCCGCTCCGACGAGTTGGAAGAGGGCGAGTTGCGTCGCCGCATCGACATCTATCGCGTGGCTATCTATGACGACCGCTACAGCGCCGAGGAGCGGCGCTATTGGCGCGACATGATGGAGCGCGACCGGCGCTATCTGGGCGACTGGATGCGGCGCGACCGGCGTGAGCGCGAGCGTTATTGGTACGACCGGCGCGACCGCAATGAGATCAATATCGACATCAATATCATTCTGGGCCCCGACCGCGAGCTTCTGCCCGCGGCCTTCATGGACGAGATCGACGATGAGGAGTTGGAGGACTATCTGGTAACGGCGCCGCGCCGCAAGGTGGCGCGCCGCTATACCGTCGCCGAGATCGAGGAAGAGCCCGAAATCCGCACCGCCATGCCGGCCATCGAGATCGACAATGTCCATTTCGGTTTCAACGAAGCATTCCTGCGCGAGGAGGAGGTCGAAAGTCTCGACCGCATCGCCGAGGTGGTCGAGAAAATCCTGGCCGCCCATCCCGACGAGGTCTTCATGATCGAGGGGCATACCGACGCGGTGGGCTCCGACGCCTATAATCTGAAGCTCTCGCGCGAGCGGGCCCAGGCGGTCAAGAAGGCGCTCACCACCTATTACGTCATTCCTGCCCGGAATCTGGTGACGGTCGGTTATGGCGAGCGCTATCTGAAGATCCCGACCTCCGAGCCCGAGGAGGAGAACCGCCGCGTATCCTTCCGGCGCGTGACGCCTCTGGTCGGAGAGGCGGAGTAA
- a CDS encoding ABC transporter substrate-binding protein, with amino-acid sequence MKIDKRSLLAVAALAALAQFSMPAGAAGMIGNCELVSEKGSIPIEKPAKSGQLTVEVSLPAPIWWNGDTPESIKDGMEYCLAAEIAWRAGYDKMEVINVGWDALVTGQTNDFDLALSEISITDERKKVVDFSIPYFSSDIGVLAKADAPVDEKTIKERTVGVQVATTGATFVSDVLKIPKEQTQAYPDQGDMFTALAAGQIDAAVTDTSIVLAEEVKSSGKHVVVGQYKTGESYGALYPKGGTNNATIDKIIKSIIDDGTMSKLAAKYLASVWGKDPATVPYFNP; translated from the coding sequence ATGAAAATCGACAAACGGAGCCTATTGGCCGTCGCGGCGCTTGCCGCGCTGGCCCAATTCTCGATGCCTGCCGGCGCCGCCGGCATGATCGGCAATTGCGAGTTGGTGAGTGAAAAGGGATCGATCCCGATCGAAAAGCCGGCCAAGTCCGGACAGCTGACCGTCGAGGTCTCGCTCCCGGCGCCGATCTGGTGGAATGGTGACACACCGGAATCGATCAAGGATGGCATGGAATACTGCCTCGCCGCCGAAATCGCCTGGCGGGCCGGCTATGACAAGATGGAAGTGATCAATGTCGGCTGGGATGCGCTGGTCACCGGCCAGACTAATGATTTCGACCTGGCGCTGTCCGAGATATCGATCACCGACGAGCGCAAGAAGGTCGTCGACTTCTCCATTCCGTACTTCAGCTCCGATATTGGCGTGCTTGCGAAGGCCGACGCACCGGTCGATGAAAAGACCATCAAAGAGCGGACTGTCGGTGTGCAAGTGGCGACGACAGGCGCCACCTTCGTCAGCGATGTGCTGAAGATACCCAAGGAGCAGACCCAGGCCTATCCCGACCAGGGTGATATGTTCACCGCACTTGCCGCCGGCCAGATCGATGCCGCGGTCACCGACACGTCGATCGTGCTTGCCGAAGAGGTGAAGTCGAGCGGCAAGCATGTGGTCGTCGGCCAGTACAAGACCGGCGAGTCCTATGGCGCGCTCTATCCCAAGGGCGGCACCAACAATGCGACGATCGACAAGATCATCAAGTCGATCATCGACGACGGCACCATGTCGAAGCTCGCCGCCAAATATCTGGCGTCCGTCTGGGGCAAAGATCCGGCCACGGTCCCGTATTTCAACCCCTGA
- a CDS encoding phosphoenolpyruvate carboxylase — MADTTRHMLPVDGGYVDEVTVLLRDLLRRVIRERAPKVLPIIDNPEDARAIKPELRTPALQVIGIWLQLLNIAEENAAMRSRRRLETMGGNDQILGSFSNAFANIAAAGATGEAVAKALETAEAGPTITAHPTEAKRVTVLEIHRRIYLRLYDLESPRWTPREREALIRQLRNDIDLLWMTGEIRLEKPTVEAEVAWGLHFFRETLFERTPQLCELLEGALARHYPEQPIRVRPPVRFYSWIGGDRDGNPYVTASTTRLALSENAKAAIDRLDKRLEYLVQTVSVSDQEVDVPEAFRARVTREIAHAADATLPQRNPGEPFRQYFSALRGRLAATRSPDHFPERKPFASPEELAEAIHHAERALAHMHATAIAAHTIRPVRWEVEIFGFRTMSLDMRQNTTVINRVLAELWQKFNPTAKRAPPKPDSQEWAKWVVAELKRPMGFLPLFQGLSDEASETLELLSIIRASLDGADHRATGAFVLSMTRSATDILGLYLLAKYCGLFTDAASRESCRLAIVPLFETIDDLQRAPGIMEELFKIPMVRRTVKALGGRQEIMLGYSDSNKDGGFFCASFELYETQRRLIQVARTAGIEISFFHGRGGSVSRGGAPTGRAIAAQPAGTVGGHLRVTEQGEVVSSKFANRGTALYQLEVLASSVLVHTLKSAKESELRLVPEHQAAVEAISSASFKAYRGLAEDPGLIDYFQASSPVEELSLLKMGSRPARRFGAKGVEDLRAIPWVFAWSQNRHVITGWYGLGSALDNYTAEKGDAGLALLKEMFVRSRGFRLAIDEVEKSLYLADMEIAALYAGLVPDRKAAKRILGLIQAEHALTRERVLRLSGASGLCARFPGFRRRFDRVRPMIDQANRWQVDLLRDARARRPTDKALAPLLMTMNCIAAGLGWTG, encoded by the coding sequence ATGGCAGATACGACCCGGCATATGTTGCCTGTCGACGGTGGCTATGTGGACGAGGTTACCGTCCTTCTGCGCGATTTGTTGCGCCGGGTGATCCGCGAGCGCGCGCCCAAGGTACTTCCCATCATCGACAATCCCGAGGATGCCCGTGCGATCAAGCCGGAGCTTCGCACACCGGCCCTCCAGGTCATTGGTATCTGGCTGCAGCTTCTTAATATCGCTGAAGAAAACGCCGCCATGCGGTCCAGGCGGCGGCTCGAGACGATGGGCGGCAACGACCAGATCCTGGGCTCGTTCTCGAACGCCTTCGCCAATATCGCGGCGGCGGGTGCCACGGGGGAGGCGGTCGCCAAGGCGCTCGAGACGGCCGAAGCCGGCCCCACCATCACCGCGCATCCGACCGAGGCGAAGCGAGTGACGGTGCTCGAGATACACCGCCGCATCTATCTGCGGCTTTATGATCTCGAAAGCCCGCGCTGGACGCCGCGCGAGCGCGAAGCCCTCATCCGGCAGTTGCGCAACGACATCGATCTTCTCTGGATGACCGGCGAGATCCGGCTCGAAAAACCGACGGTCGAGGCGGAAGTCGCCTGGGGCCTGCATTTCTTCCGCGAGACCTTGTTCGAGCGCACGCCGCAGCTCTGCGAATTGCTGGAGGGGGCACTGGCGCGCCATTATCCCGAACAGCCGATCAGGGTGCGCCCTCCGGTGCGTTTCTATTCCTGGATCGGTGGCGATCGCGACGGTAACCCATATGTGACTGCGTCGACGACACGCCTCGCGCTGAGCGAGAACGCCAAGGCAGCGATCGATCGCCTCGACAAGCGCCTCGAATATCTGGTCCAGACCGTCTCGGTCTCCGACCAGGAAGTCGATGTGCCCGAGGCCTTCCGTGCCCGCGTGACGCGCGAGATCGCCCATGCCGCCGACGCGACGCTCCCCCAGCGCAACCCGGGCGAACCGTTCCGCCAATATTTCTCGGCGCTGCGTGGGCGTCTCGCCGCGACGCGCAGTCCTGATCACTTCCCCGAACGCAAGCCATTCGCCAGCCCGGAAGAGCTCGCCGAAGCGATCCATCATGCCGAGCGCGCTTTGGCGCACATGCATGCGACCGCGATCGCCGCCCACACGATACGGCCGGTGCGCTGGGAGGTCGAGATCTTCGGCTTCCGCACGATGAGTCTCGACATGCGGCAGAACACGACGGTGATCAACCGCGTGCTGGCCGAACTGTGGCAAAAATTCAACCCGACCGCCAAGCGCGCACCGCCGAAGCCGGACTCGCAGGAATGGGCGAAATGGGTGGTTGCCGAACTCAAACGGCCGATGGGCTTCCTGCCGCTATTCCAGGGGCTATCCGACGAAGCGAGTGAAACGCTCGAGCTTCTGAGCATCATACGCGCTTCGCTGGACGGCGCCGATCACAGGGCGACCGGTGCCTTCGTCCTCTCCATGACGCGCAGCGCCACCGACATTCTGGGCCTTTACCTGCTGGCCAAATATTGTGGACTTTTCACCGACGCCGCCTCGCGTGAAAGCTGTCGCCTCGCCATCGTGCCGCTGTTCGAAACCATCGACGACTTGCAGCGCGCGCCCGGCATCATGGAGGAATTGTTCAAGATCCCGATGGTGCGTCGCACTGTGAAGGCCCTGGGCGGGCGCCAGGAGATCATGCTCGGCTATTCCGACTCCAACAAGGATGGGGGCTTCTTTTGCGCGAGCTTCGAGCTCTATGAGACCCAGCGCCGGCTCATCCAGGTGGCGCGCACCGCGGGCATCGAGATCAGCTTCTTCCATGGCCGCGGCGGGTCGGTGAGCCGAGGCGGTGCGCCGACCGGGCGCGCCATCGCGGCGCAGCCCGCCGGCACGGTCGGCGGTCATCTGCGTGTCACCGAGCAGGGCGAGGTCGTCTCCTCCAAATTCGCCAATCGCGGCACCGCGCTCTATCAGCTCGAAGTGCTCGCCTCGAGCGTCCTGGTGCATACGCTCAAATCGGCCAAGGAAAGCGAATTGCGCCTGGTGCCTGAACATCAGGCCGCGGTCGAGGCCATTTCCTCCGCCTCCTTCAAGGCCTATCGCGGTCTCGCCGAGGATCCGGGCCTGATCGACTATTTCCAGGCGTCGAGCCCTGTCGAGGAGTTGTCTCTGCTCAAGATGGGCTCGCGTCCGGCGCGCCGTTTCGGCGCCAAGGGAGTAGAGGATCTGCGCGCCATTCCCTGGGTCTTCGCCTGGAGTCAGAACCGCCATGTGATCACCGGCTGGTATGGGCTGGGCTCGGCGCTCGACAATTATACTGCCGAGAAGGGCGATGCCGGCCTGGCCCTGCTCAAGGAAATGTTTGTCCGCTCGCGCGGCTTCCGTCTCGCCATCGACGAGGTCGAGAAGTCGCTCTATCTGGCCGATATGGAGATCGCCGCTTTGTATGCCGGCTTGGTGCCCGACCGGAAGGCGGCCAAGCGCATTCTGGGCTTGATCCAGGCGGAACATGCTTTGACGCGCGAGCGGGTTCTGCGCCTATCGGGCGCCAGCGGGCTATGCGCTCGCTTTCCAGGCTTCCGCCGCCGCTTCGACCGCGTGCGCCCGATGATCGACCAGGCCAATCGCTGGCAGGTGGATCTACTCAGGGATGCACGCGCCCGCAGACCCACCGACAAGGCGCTGGCGCCCTTGCTGATGACGATGAATTGCATCGCCGCAGGCCTCGGCTGGACGGGATGA
- a CDS encoding formyl transferase encodes MARIAVVTVPSPQSWIIVNALVRFFGPVTIVAEERESKLTLMRRRMRRQGVFTILGQIGFVLFQRILAPASRKRIGEIIAEYGIDPNPNASCEIIQVGSVNSEACRVALARLKPDAVLVIGTRIIGKETLASLTVPVINFHSGINPKYRGQAGGYWALAMGDPDNAGVTVHLVDEGVDTGDVLYQARFQATARDNFITYFFIQAAIARPLAITAVEDALAGRLKPVQVDLPSQQFYHPTLWFYLWTAWTKGVW; translated from the coding sequence ATGGCACGAATAGCGGTCGTTACGGTTCCTTCGCCGCAATCCTGGATCATCGTCAACGCGCTGGTGAGGTTTTTCGGTCCGGTGACGATCGTGGCTGAGGAGCGCGAATCGAAGCTCACCCTCATGCGCCGGCGCATGCGCAGGCAGGGCGTGTTCACCATCCTGGGGCAGATCGGCTTCGTCCTGTTCCAGCGGATCCTGGCGCCGGCGTCCCGGAAACGCATCGGTGAGATCATCGCCGAATATGGCATCGATCCCAATCCCAACGCGTCCTGCGAGATCATCCAGGTCGGCTCGGTGAACAGCGAGGCCTGTCGCGTAGCCCTGGCGCGGCTAAAGCCCGACGCGGTGCTCGTCATCGGCACCCGCATCATCGGCAAGGAGACCCTGGCCAGCCTTACCGTGCCGGTGATCAATTTCCATTCCGGCATCAATCCCAAATATCGCGGCCAGGCGGGCGGCTATTGGGCGCTCGCCATGGGTGATCCAGACAATGCCGGGGTGACGGTGCATCTCGTCGACGAAGGGGTCGATACCGGCGACGTCCTCTACCAGGCACGCTTTCAGGCCACGGCGCGCGACAATTTCATCACCTATTTCTTCATCCAGGCGGCGATCGCCCGGCCCTTGGCCATCACTGCCGTGGAGGACGCGCTGGCGGGGCGTCTGAAGCCCGTCCAGGTCGATCTTCCGTCCCAGCAATTCTATCACCCGACCCTGTGGTTCTATCTGTGGACGGCCTGGACCAAAGGCGTGTGGTGA